One window of the Populus nigra chromosome 4, ddPopNigr1.1, whole genome shotgun sequence genome contains the following:
- the LOC133691156 gene encoding cryptochrome-1 isoform X1, whose translation MSGGGCSIVWFRRDLRVEDNPALAAGVRAGAVVAVFVWAPEEEGHFFPGRVSRWWLKQSLAHLDSSLRSLGTSLVTKRSTDSVSTLLEVIKSTGATQLFFNHLYDPLSLVRDHRAKEVLTAQGIAVRSFNADLLYEPWDVNDAQGRSFTTFATFWDRCLSMPFDPEAPLLPPKRIISGDASRCPSEMLVLEDELEKGSNALLARAWSPGWSNADRALTTFINGPLIEYSKNRRKADSATTSFLSPHLHFGEVSVRKVFHLVRIKQVLWANEGNKAGEESVNLFLKSIGLREYSRYLSFNHPYSHERPLLGHLKFFPWVVDEGYFKAWRQGRTGYPLVDAGMRELWATGWLHDRIRVVVASFFVKVLQLPWRWGMKYFWDTLLDADLESDALGWQYITGTLPDGREFDRIDNPQFEGYKFDPNGEYVRRWLPELARLPTEWIHHPWNAPESVLQAAGIELGSNYPLPIVGIDAAKVRLEEALSEMWQQEAASRAAIENGTEEGLGDSSESAPIAFPQDIIMEENHEPVRNNPPATNRRYEDQMVPSMTSSFLRIEDEETSSDVRNSTGDGRAEVPRDVNVNQQPRRDTLNQGFVQSVHNDNSLPPFNVLRGPANVEDSTAESSSSSRRERDGGIVPVWSPPASSYSEQFVGDENGIGATSSYLPRHPQSHQILNWRRLPQTG comes from the exons ATGTCAGGTGGTGGCTGTAGTATAGTTTGGTTCAGGAGAGATCTAAGGGTAGAAGATAACCCAGCACTTGCAGCTGGTGTAAGAGCAGGTGCGGTTGTTGCAGTGTTTGTATGGGCACCTGAAGAGGAAGGCCATTTTTTTCCTGGTAGGGTCTCAAGGTGGTGGCTTAAACAAAGTTTGGCTCATCTTGACTCTTCTTTAAGGAGTCTTGGTACTTCTCTTGTTACTAAGAGATCAACCGATAGTGTTTCTACTCTTCTTGAGGTTATCAAATCTACTGGGGCTACTCAGCTCTTCTTCAACCACTTATATG ATCCCCTGTCGCTGGTTAGGGATCATCGGGCGAAGGAGGTTTTGACTGCTCAAGGTATTGCTGTAAGATCTTTTAATGCAGATTTACTTTATGAACCATGGGATGTTAATGATGCCCAAGGCCGTTCCTTCACAACCTTTGCTACTTTCTGGGATAGATGCCTCAGCATGCCTTTTGATCCAGAGGCTCCACTTCTCCCGCCTAAGAGGATTATTTCGG GTGATGCCTCTAGATGCCCTTCAGAGATGCTGGTATTAGAAGATGAATTGGAGAAAGGAAGCAATGCACTTCTTGCCAGAGCATGGTCACCTGGATGGAGCAATGCTGATAGGGCTCTGACCACTTTCATTAATGGACCATTAATTGAGTACTCTAAGAATCGTAGGAAGGCTGATAGCGCTACAACCTCATTTCTCTCTCCGCACTTGCATTTTGGGGAGGTGAGTGTGAGAAAAGTCTTCCATCTTGTTCGCATAAAGCAGGTTCTGTGGGCAAATGAAGGGAACAAGGCTGGCGAAGAGAGTGTAAACTTGTTTCTCAAGTCAATTGGTCTTAGGGAATATTCAAGATACTTGAGTTTCAACCATCCTTACAGTCATGAAAGGCCTCTTCTTGGGCACCTTAAGTTCTTCCCTTGGGTCGTGGACGAAGGCTATTTTAAGGCATGGAGACAAGGTAGAACAGGTTATCCATTAGTTGATGCTGGGATGAGAGAATTGTGGGCCACCGGTTGGCTGCATGATCGTATACGTGTGGTTGTTGCTAGTTTCTTTGTGAAGGTTCTACAACTTCCATGGAGATGGGGAATGAAGTATTTTTGGGATACCCTATTGGATGCAGATTTAGAGAGTGATGCTCTTGGTTGGCAATACATAACCGGCACTCTCCCAGATGGCCGGGAGTTTGATCGCATAGATAATCCACAG TTTGAGGGTTACAAATTTGACCCAAATGGAGAATACGTACGCCGGTGGCTTCCTGAACTTGCTAGGCTACCAACTGAATGGATACACCACCCATGGAATGCACCTGAATCTGTACTTCAAGCTGCTGGTATTGAGCTGGGATCAAATTATCCTCTCCCTATTGTAGGGATAGATGCAGCAAAGGTCAGGTTGGAAGAAGCACTTTCAGAAATGTGGCAGCAAGAAGCTGCTTCAAGAGCTGCAATTGAGAATGGAACTGAGGAAGGGCTTGGAGACTCTTCTGAATCAGCTCCGATTGCCTTCCCTCAAGACATAATTATGGAGGAAAACCATGAGCCTGTGAGAAACAATCCTCCAGCTACAAATCGCCGCTATGAGGATCAGATGGTCCCAAGCATGACCTCTTCTTTTCTGAGAATTGAAGACGAAGAAACTTCTTCAGATGTTCGCAATTCTACAGGAGATGGCAGAGCAGAGGTACCAAGAGATGTAAATGTAAATCAACAACCAAGAAGAGACACTTTGAACCAGGGGTTTGTGCAAAGTGTTCATAATGACAACAGTTTGCCACCATTTAACGTTTTGAGAGGTCCGGCAAATGTTGAAGACTCAACAGCAGAATCTTCGAGCAGTAGTAGGAGAGAGAGGGATGGAGGTATAGTTCCAGTTTGGTCCCCTCCAGCTTCTAGTTACTCAGAGCAGTTTGTTGGAGATGAAAATGGAATTGGGGCAACTTCTTCTTACTTGCCGAGGCATCCACAATCTCACCAGATACTCAATTGGAGGCGGCTACCCCAAACCGG GTAA
- the LOC133691157 gene encoding nodulin-26-like gives MASSNSITEPSPKFQLPTRRSIMAEAKAASPAPEWLSTRNAALSNFQKIVAELMGTYILVFVGCGAALTDKVQRLNMLGIAIVWGAVLMAAIYALGHVSGAHFNPAVSIALAVVRKFYWKEVPMYILAQVLGSTLASLTLRLLFHEQGNIQPIVNQYSDPTSDLEAIVWEFIITFILMFTICGVASDPRASKDLSGVAIGGAVMFNAMIAGPITGASMNPARSLGPALVSGVYKNLWVYIVSPILGAMAAAAVYSVLRVPEPTKPEDTNKSTYNNLNLHADP, from the exons ATGGCTAGCTCAAATTCGATTACTGAGCCCTCTCCTAAGTTCCAGCTGCCTACTAGACGCTCAATCATGGCAGAAGCAAAGGCAGCAAGTCCTGCCCCAGAATGGTTGTCTACCCGTAATGCTGCCCTGTCTAATTTCCAGAAG atTGTTGCAGAGTTGATGGGTACGTACATTCTTGTATTTGTGGGCTGTGGAGCTGCTCTCACTGACAAAGTTCAAAGACTAAATATGTTAGGAATAGCAATTGTGTGGGGCGCAGTTCTGATGGCAGCTATTTATGCTCTTGGTCATGTCTCCGGTGCACATTTTAATCCTGCAGTTAGCATTGCCTTGGCTGTTGTCCGCAAATTTTATTGGAAAGAA GTACCGATGTACATTTTGGCTCAGGTCCTCGGATCAACACTTGCAAGTCTAACTCTTAGGCTGCTGTTCCACGAGCAAGGAAATATTCAACCTATAGTGAATCAGTACTCAGATCCAACTAGTGATCTTGAAGCAATTGTGTGGGAATTTATAATTACATTTATCTTGATGTTCACCATTTGCGGCGTCGCTTCCGATCCTCGTGCG AGCAAAGACCTTTCTGGAGTTGCAATAGGAGGTGCGGTAATGTTCAACGCCATGATTGCTGG GCCAATCACTGGAGCTTCGATGAACCCTGCAAGAAGTTTAGGCCCTGCTCTTGTCTCTGGTGTTTACAAGAATCTCTGGGTCTATATTGTATCCCCAATTCTCGGAGCAATGGCTGCGGCCGCAGTGTACTCTGTACTTCGGGTACCCGAGCCTACTAAACCAGAGGATACAAATAAATCCACATACAATAATCTTAACTTGCATGCTGATCCATAG
- the LOC133691156 gene encoding cryptochrome-1 isoform X2, giving the protein MSGGGCSIVWFRRDLRVEDNPALAAGVRAGAVVAVFVWAPEEEGHFFPGRVSRWWLKQSLAHLDSSLRSLGTSLVTKRSTDSVSTLLEVIKSTGATQLFFNHLYDPLSLVRDHRAKEVLTAQGIAVRSFNADLLYEPWDVNDAQGRSFTTFATFWDRCLSMPFDPEAPLLPPKRIISGDASRCPSEMLVLEDELEKGSNALLARAWSPGWSNADRALTTFINGPLIEYSKNRRKADSATTSFLSPHLHFGEVSVRKVFHLVRIKQVLWANEGNKAGEESVNLFLKSIGLREYSRYLSFNHPYSHERPLLGHLKFFPWVVDEGYFKAWRQGRTGYPLVDAGMRELWATGWLHDRIRVVVASFFVKVLQLPWRWGMKYFWDTLLDADLESDALGWQYITGTLPDGREFDRIDNPQFEGYKFDPNGEYVRRWLPELARLPTEWIHHPWNAPESVLQAAGIELGSNYPLPIVGIDAAKVRLEEALSEMWQQEAASRAAIENGTEEGLGDSSESAPIAFPQDIIMEENHEPVRNNPPATNRRYEDQMVPSMTSSFLRIEDEETSSDVRNSTGDGRAEVPRDVNVNQQPRRDTLNQGFVQSVHNDNSLPPFNVLRGPANVEDSTAESSSSSRRERDGGIVPVWSPPASSYSEQFVGDENGIGATSSYLPRHPQSHQILNWRRLPQTG; this is encoded by the exons ATGTCAGGTGGTGGCTGTAGTATAGTTTGGTTCAGGAGAGATCTAAGGGTAGAAGATAACCCAGCACTTGCAGCTGGTGTAAGAGCAGGTGCGGTTGTTGCAGTGTTTGTATGGGCACCTGAAGAGGAAGGCCATTTTTTTCCTGGTAGGGTCTCAAGGTGGTGGCTTAAACAAAGTTTGGCTCATCTTGACTCTTCTTTAAGGAGTCTTGGTACTTCTCTTGTTACTAAGAGATCAACCGATAGTGTTTCTACTCTTCTTGAGGTTATCAAATCTACTGGGGCTACTCAGCTCTTCTTCAACCACTTATATG ATCCCCTGTCGCTGGTTAGGGATCATCGGGCGAAGGAGGTTTTGACTGCTCAAGGTATTGCTGTAAGATCTTTTAATGCAGATTTACTTTATGAACCATGGGATGTTAATGATGCCCAAGGCCGTTCCTTCACAACCTTTGCTACTTTCTGGGATAGATGCCTCAGCATGCCTTTTGATCCAGAGGCTCCACTTCTCCCGCCTAAGAGGATTATTTCGG GTGATGCCTCTAGATGCCCTTCAGAGATGCTGGTATTAGAAGATGAATTGGAGAAAGGAAGCAATGCACTTCTTGCCAGAGCATGGTCACCTGGATGGAGCAATGCTGATAGGGCTCTGACCACTTTCATTAATGGACCATTAATTGAGTACTCTAAGAATCGTAGGAAGGCTGATAGCGCTACAACCTCATTTCTCTCTCCGCACTTGCATTTTGGGGAGGTGAGTGTGAGAAAAGTCTTCCATCTTGTTCGCATAAAGCAGGTTCTGTGGGCAAATGAAGGGAACAAGGCTGGCGAAGAGAGTGTAAACTTGTTTCTCAAGTCAATTGGTCTTAGGGAATATTCAAGATACTTGAGTTTCAACCATCCTTACAGTCATGAAAGGCCTCTTCTTGGGCACCTTAAGTTCTTCCCTTGGGTCGTGGACGAAGGCTATTTTAAGGCATGGAGACAAGGTAGAACAGGTTATCCATTAGTTGATGCTGGGATGAGAGAATTGTGGGCCACCGGTTGGCTGCATGATCGTATACGTGTGGTTGTTGCTAGTTTCTTTGTGAAGGTTCTACAACTTCCATGGAGATGGGGAATGAAGTATTTTTGGGATACCCTATTGGATGCAGATTTAGAGAGTGATGCTCTTGGTTGGCAATACATAACCGGCACTCTCCCAGATGGCCGGGAGTTTGATCGCATAGATAATCCACAG TTTGAGGGTTACAAATTTGACCCAAATGGAGAATACGTACGCCGGTGGCTTCCTGAACTTGCTAGGCTACCAACTGAATGGATACACCACCCATGGAATGCACCTGAATCTGTACTTCAAGCTGCTGGTATTGAGCTGGGATCAAATTATCCTCTCCCTATTGTAGGGATAGATGCAGCAAAGGTCAGGTTGGAAGAAGCACTTTCAGAAATGTGGCAGCAAGAAGCTGCTTCAAGAGCTGCAATTGAGAATGGAACTGAGGAAGGGCTTGGAGACTCTTCTGAATCAGCTCCGATTGCCTTCCCTCAAGACATAATTATGGAGGAAAACCATGAGCCTGTGAGAAACAATCCTCCAGCTACAAATCGCCGCTATGAGGATCAGATGGTCCCAAGCATGACCTCTTCTTTTCTGAGAATTGAAGACGAAGAAACTTCTTCAGATGTTCGCAATTCTACAGGAGATGGCAGAGCAGAGGTACCAAGAGATGTAAATGTAAATCAACAACCAAGAAGAGACACTTTGAACCAGGGGTTTGTGCAAAGTGTTCATAATGACAACAGTTTGCCACCATTTAACGTTTTGAGAGGTCCGGCAAATGTTGAAGACTCAACAGCAGAATCTTCGAGCAGTAGTAGGAGAGAGAGGGATGGAGGTATAGTTCCAGTTTGGTCCCCTCCAGCTTCTAGTTACTCAGAGCAGTTTGTTGGAGATGAAAATGGAATTGGGGCAACTTCTTCTTACTTGCCGAGGCATCCACAATCTCACCAGATACTCAATTGGAGGCGGCTACCCCAAACCGGGTAA